A window of the Rhea pennata isolate bPtePen1 chromosome 19, bPtePen1.pri, whole genome shotgun sequence genome harbors these coding sequences:
- the LOC134148947 gene encoding uncharacterized protein LOC134148947 codes for MRRAMARAVVGDDDYGEDPTVNELQHLAAQITGTEDALFVPTATMANLIAVMCHCQRRGAQLLLGREAHLHVYEHGGVAQVAGVHFQALPDLPDGTFDLDQLELTIREAHGSRYHPRPELICLENTHSSAGGRALPLTYLQQVRLLADRYGLRVHMDGARLMNAAVAQGVEPAQITQHCDSVSLCFSKGLGAPAGAVLAGRKEFVAEAWRVRKLLGGGMRQAGVLAAAARIGLQHAETTLRRDHDNARRFAQGIQELNSPLCSVNLTAVETNIVLVRVKGGWPSPTELCERMQAVSEEEVAETGHAVSVLLFPWSARSLRAVWHWNISAHDTELAKNKLDFVARKCQERLSLGLDTSPWSTEGD; via the exons ATGCGGCGGGCCATGGCCCGCGCCGTCGTGGGGGACGACGACTACGGCGAGGACCCCACGGTGAACG AGCTTCAGCACCTGGCCGCACAGATCACGGGAACGGAGGACGCTCTCTTTGTGCCGACGGCCACCATGGCGAACCTCATTGCGG TGATGTGCCACTGCCAGCGCCGAGgggcccagctgctcctgggGAGGGAGGCCCACCTGCACGTCTACGAGCATGGCGGGGTCGCTCAG GTCGCTGGGGTCCATTTCCAGGCACTGCCAGACCTGCCAGACGGCACCTTCGACCTGGACCAGTTGGAGCTGACCATCCGTGAGGCCCACGGCAGCCGCTACCACCCCCGCCCCGAGCTCATCTGCCTGGAGAACACGCACAGCTCTGCAGGGGGCCGGGCACTGCCCCTCACCTACCTGCAGCAG GTCCGCCTGCTTGCTGACCGCTATGGGCTGCGGGTACACATGGACGGAGCACGACTGATGAACGCAGCTGTGGCTCAGGGCGTCGAGCCAGCACAGATCACCCAGCACTGTGACTCTGTCTCCCTGTGCTTCTCCAAG GGCCTGGGCGCCCCGGCTGGAGCAGTGCTTGCCGGACGCAAGGAGTTTGTGGCTGAGGCCTGGCGCGTGCGGAAGCTGCTGGGAGGGGGGATGCGACAGGCAGGCGtactggcagctgctgcccgcATCGGGCTGCAGCACGCAGAGACAACACTGCGCAGAGATCACGACAACGCCCGCCGCTTTGCTCAAG GCATCCAGGAGCTGAACTCGCCCCTCTGCTCTGTCAACCTCACAGCTGTGGAGACAAACATCGTGCTGGTGAGAGTGAAGGGGGGCTGGCCATCTCCCACAGAGCTCTGCGAGCGCATGCAGGCAGTGAGTGAGGAGGAGGTGGCTGAGACAGGCCACGCTGTCAGTGTGCTGCTTTTCCCCTGGTCAGCACGCTCTCTGCGTGCAGTCTGGCACTGGAACATCTCCGCCCATGACACTGAGCTCGCAAAGAACAAGCTGGACTTTGTGGCCAGGAAGTGCCAGGAGAGGCTGTCCCTAGGACTGGATACTAGTCCTTGGAGCACAGAGGGAGACTAA